A genomic region of Aureimonas populi contains the following coding sequences:
- a CDS encoding M20 family metallopeptidase has product MDALALARRIDERACLDTLAEMVRHKSYSETPGERALAERMVEIMRGMGLDEAYLMPVEGDRVNAVGVWRGTGGGRSLLFNGHLDTNPATEGWTVDPWGGLIDEAFIYGIGVSNMKAGDAAYLCAVRSLIQNGVRLKGDVILTFVIGELQGGVGTLAAVKAGLRADYFINSEPSDLQAITMHAAAFTFVIELEGVTRHLSKREAAVDAIRAACDLIPELTGLTFSDAPSEEHRSINRVHVGVIHGALGRDLHEWRPPQVADFVRLKGSGRYGPGQSEENALADLRRVLAGLEARWPGLRTSLRTEEAQGRPVMPAFEVARNSRIVTAINAAYEAVRGEPQPTGAIAPPGFFGTDAGHLFAEGGMEGVVCGPGGRYNTMPDERVDIPDYLDMIRIYLITICDICEAQ; this is encoded by the coding sequence GTGGACGCCCTCGCCCTCGCCCGCCGGATCGATGAGAGGGCCTGCCTCGACACGCTTGCCGAGATGGTTCGCCACAAGAGCTACTCCGAGACGCCCGGCGAGCGGGCCCTGGCCGAGCGCATGGTCGAGATCATGCGCGGGATGGGTCTGGATGAAGCCTATCTGATGCCGGTGGAGGGCGACCGCGTGAACGCGGTTGGCGTCTGGAGGGGGACCGGGGGCGGCAGGAGCCTGCTGTTCAACGGCCATCTCGACACGAACCCGGCAACGGAGGGCTGGACCGTCGATCCCTGGGGCGGCCTGATCGACGAAGCGTTCATCTACGGCATCGGCGTGTCGAACATGAAGGCCGGCGATGCGGCCTATCTGTGCGCCGTCCGCTCCCTCATCCAGAACGGCGTGCGCCTGAAGGGCGACGTGATCCTGACCTTCGTGATCGGTGAGCTGCAGGGGGGCGTCGGCACGCTGGCGGCGGTGAAAGCGGGCCTTCGGGCGGACTACTTCATCAATTCCGAGCCGTCCGACCTTCAGGCGATCACCATGCACGCCGCCGCCTTCACCTTCGTGATCGAGCTGGAGGGCGTCACGCGCCATCTGTCGAAGCGCGAGGCGGCGGTGGATGCGATCCGCGCCGCCTGCGACCTGATACCCGAGCTGACCGGGCTGACGTTCTCCGACGCCCCGAGCGAGGAGCATCGCTCGATCAATCGCGTGCATGTCGGCGTCATCCACGGCGCGCTCGGCCGCGACCTGCACGAGTGGCGCCCGCCGCAGGTCGCCGATTTCGTGCGGCTGAAGGGGTCGGGACGCTACGGGCCGGGGCAGAGCGAGGAAAACGCGCTGGCCGACCTTCGCCGCGTCCTCGCCGGCCTCGAAGCTCGCTGGCCGGGCTTGAGGACCAGCCTGCGCACCGAGGAAGCGCAGGGCCGCCCGGTCATGCCGGCCTTCGAGGTCGCCCGGAACAGCCGGATCGTGACCGCCATCAACGCGGCTTACGAAGCGGTGCGCGGGGAGCCGCAGCCCACGGGCGCGATCGCCCCTCCCGGCTTCTTCGGCACCGATGCCGGGCATCTCTTCGCCGAAGGCGGCATGGAGGGCGTCGTGTGCGGGCCGGGCGGGCGCTACAACACCATGCCGGACGAGCGGGTCGATATTCCCGACTATCTCGACATGATCCGAATCTACCTGATCACCATCTGCGACATCTGCGAGGCGCAATGA
- a CDS encoding dipeptide ABC transporter ATP-binding protein yields the protein MTASTQLRPVLEVTDYSLAYDTDEGRLEALKSVSLSIRRGETHALVGESGSGKSTLAFAIMRYLAPNAVDLGGAILLSGEDMIGSTPAELDALRGRRVAMVFQDPGSALNPSIRLGEQLAEVLVRHRRMSREEAWREGEQALARTGISDPKAMMRRYPHEASGGEKQRVVIATAFACNPELIIFDEPTTALDILIANQILELFLKLREETGVAALYISHDLGLVARVADKVSVIHRGRIVESGPVHEVFRKPRDAYTRRLIEAVPKPDERITVSTPEAGGALFSAERIGVQYGRPGWLTRMLDRSAAAHPGASDVSFDIRAGELLGIVGESGSGKSTIAKAATGLVDFEGSFHFEGRDFKGSAAFDRAYRRNVQIVFQHPDASLNPRQTIGGILSRPLLLYGIVPRRAVAGRVRELLEMVRLPADHAGRYPHQLSGGEKQRVAIARAFAAEPKLVICDEITAALDVSVQATVARLLVDLQRDFGAACLFITHDLNLVRQLAHRIAVMQRGRLVDLFGVEEAMSADRHPYTRALLGAVPAPARIEEGFAA from the coding sequence TTGACCGCTTCCACCCAGCTTCGTCCCGTACTCGAGGTCACGGACTACTCGCTCGCCTACGACACAGACGAAGGCCGCCTCGAGGCGCTCAAATCGGTCTCGCTCTCGATCCGGCGTGGCGAAACCCATGCGCTGGTGGGCGAGAGCGGCTCGGGCAAGTCCACGCTCGCCTTCGCCATCATGCGCTATCTGGCGCCGAATGCCGTCGATCTCGGGGGCGCCATCCTCCTGTCGGGCGAGGACATGATCGGCTCCACGCCCGCCGAGCTCGACGCCTTGCGCGGGCGCCGCGTCGCCATGGTGTTCCAGGACCCGGGTTCGGCCCTGAACCCCTCGATACGGCTCGGTGAGCAGCTCGCCGAGGTGCTGGTCCGCCACCGTCGCATGAGCCGCGAGGAAGCGTGGCGCGAAGGCGAGCAGGCGCTTGCGCGCACCGGCATCTCCGATCCCAAGGCGATGATGCGGCGTTATCCGCACGAAGCCTCCGGCGGCGAGAAGCAGCGCGTGGTGATCGCGACCGCCTTTGCGTGCAATCCCGAGCTGATCATCTTCGACGAGCCCACGACCGCGCTCGACATCCTGATCGCCAACCAGATCCTCGAACTCTTCCTGAAGCTGCGCGAGGAGACGGGCGTGGCCGCGCTCTACATTTCCCACGATCTCGGGCTCGTTGCCCGCGTCGCCGACAAGGTGTCGGTGATCCATCGCGGCAGGATCGTGGAGAGCGGGCCGGTTCACGAGGTCTTCCGCAAGCCGCGCGATGCCTATACGCGCCGGCTGATCGAGGCGGTGCCCAAGCCCGACGAGCGCATCACGGTATCGACTCCCGAGGCCGGCGGCGCGCTCTTTTCCGCCGAACGGATAGGGGTGCAGTACGGCCGGCCCGGATGGCTGACGCGGATGCTCGATCGCAGCGCCGCCGCGCATCCGGGCGCCAGCGACGTCAGCTTCGACATCCGGGCCGGCGAGCTTCTGGGCATCGTCGGCGAAAGCGGCTCGGGAAAGTCGACCATCGCCAAGGCCGCGACCGGGCTCGTCGACTTCGAGGGAAGCTTTCACTTCGAGGGACGCGATTTCAAGGGATCGGCGGCTTTCGACCGTGCCTATCGCCGCAACGTGCAGATCGTCTTCCAGCACCCGGATGCCAGCCTGAACCCGCGCCAGACCATCGGCGGAATCCTGTCGCGCCCGCTGCTGCTCTACGGCATCGTGCCGCGCCGCGCCGTCGCCGGCCGGGTGCGCGAGCTTCTCGAGATGGTTCGCCTGCCGGCGGACCACGCCGGGCGCTACCCGCACCAGCTTTCGGGGGGCGAGAAGCAGCGCGTCGCCATCGCCCGCGCCTTCGCCGCCGAGCCCAAGCTCGTCATCTGCGACGAGATCACGGCCGCGCTGGACGTGTCGGTTCAGGCGACGGTGGCGCGCCTCCTCGTCGATCTCCAGCGCGATTTCGGCGCGGCGTGCCTCTTCATCACGCACGACCTCAACCTTGTCCGCCAACTCGCGCACCGCATCGCGGTGATGCAGCGGGGCCGGCTGGTCGACCTGTTCGGGGTCGAAGAGGCGATGAGTGCGGATCGTCATCCCTACACCAGGGCGCTGCTCGGCGCGGTGCCCGCACCGGCCCGGATCGAAGAGGGGTTTGCCGCATGA
- a CDS encoding ABC transporter permease produces the protein MRDILRSPAGLIGTILLTLVLFAALFGPWLAPYDPQAFHATSRLEGPSWAFPLGTDQYGRDLLSRILSGAPATVSFGLGATVLGVGLGSVIGVFAGVTGGTTDAIVMRILDGLLAMPELLFTLLIVTLLGGGTTQAMLAVAVTFTPGMARIARSAVLSVRTREYVLAAVARGESRSWIIGREVLPNAVGPIIVEATIRVSFAIMIGATLGFLGLGAQPPSTEWGLMVSEARQFMFRNPWTVAVPGVAIAIAAMGFNLFGDALRDAFDPRRSR, from the coding sequence ATGCGTGACATCCTTCGAAGCCCGGCCGGGCTCATCGGCACGATCCTGCTCACGCTCGTCCTGTTCGCCGCGCTGTTCGGCCCCTGGCTCGCCCCGTACGATCCCCAGGCCTTCCACGCCACATCGCGGCTCGAGGGGCCGAGCTGGGCATTCCCGCTCGGCACCGACCAGTATGGCCGGGACCTTCTGTCCCGCATTCTCAGCGGTGCGCCCGCGACCGTCTCCTTCGGCCTCGGGGCGACGGTCCTGGGCGTCGGCCTCGGGTCGGTGATCGGCGTCTTCGCCGGCGTTACGGGCGGCACGACCGATGCGATCGTGATGCGCATCCTCGACGGCCTGCTCGCCATGCCCGAGCTTCTGTTCACGCTGCTGATCGTCACGCTTCTGGGCGGCGGGACCACGCAGGCCATGCTGGCGGTGGCGGTGACGTTCACGCCCGGCATGGCGCGCATCGCCCGAAGCGCCGTCCTGTCCGTGCGAACGCGGGAATATGTGCTCGCGGCCGTGGCGCGCGGCGAGTCCCGATCCTGGATCATCGGCCGCGAGGTCCTGCCCAACGCCGTCGGCCCCATCATCGTGGAAGCCACGATCCGGGTCTCCTTCGCCATCATGATCGGGGCGACGCTGGGCTTCCTGGGGCTGGGCGCCCAGCCCCCGTCCACCGAGTGGGGCCTGATGGTCTCCGAGGCGCGCCAGTTCATGTTCCGCAATCCCTGGACCGTTGCCGTGCCGGGCGTCGCCATCGCCATCGCGGCGATGGGCTTCAACCTGTTCGGCGACGCCTTGCGCGACGCCTTCGATCCGCGGAGGAGCCGTTGA
- a CDS encoding ABC transporter permease — MTLAYFLRRLGMIIVVLAIVTVAVFTVTMILPGNAALMILGEYATPESLAALERQLGLDQPLLVQYFDWVSGVVRGDFGMSLRLSLPVSQVVGEAFWNSALLGATALVAVTVVAIPLGALAALKRGTGTDLGIGVFSYVGTAVPEFVTATLLLVIFAAPGSPIFPAGGFVAPSESFTGFLSHLVLPAATLGMVLMAHISRQVRSEMSDVLSSDYIRAARLKGLKRGRVIRRHALPNSLAPAIAVISLDVGYLLGGIIVVEEIFAWPGLGRLLIYALQNRDLPVIQAVALLMAVVYALSNLLADIVIAALDPRVRYA, encoded by the coding sequence GTGACGCTCGCCTATTTCCTGCGCCGTCTCGGGATGATCATCGTCGTCCTGGCCATCGTCACCGTGGCCGTCTTCACGGTGACGATGATCCTGCCGGGAAACGCCGCCCTGATGATCCTCGGCGAATACGCCACGCCTGAATCGCTGGCCGCGCTCGAGCGGCAGCTCGGTCTCGATCAACCCCTTCTCGTCCAGTATTTCGACTGGGTGTCCGGTGTCGTGCGCGGCGACTTCGGAATGTCGCTGCGCCTGTCGCTGCCGGTGTCCCAGGTCGTCGGGGAGGCTTTCTGGAACTCGGCGCTGCTCGGCGCCACCGCGCTCGTCGCCGTCACCGTCGTCGCGATCCCGCTCGGCGCCCTCGCTGCGCTCAAGCGCGGCACCGGCACCGATCTGGGCATCGGCGTCTTTTCCTATGTCGGCACGGCGGTGCCCGAATTCGTGACGGCGACCCTCCTCCTCGTCATCTTCGCCGCACCCGGCTCGCCGATCTTCCCGGCGGGCGGCTTCGTCGCTCCGTCCGAGAGCTTCACCGGATTCCTGTCCCATCTCGTGCTCCCGGCCGCCACTCTGGGCATGGTCCTCATGGCGCATATCTCGCGCCAGGTGCGCAGCGAGATGTCGGACGTCCTGTCCTCGGACTACATCCGCGCCGCGCGCCTCAAGGGTCTGAAGCGTGGCCGGGTGATCCGCCGGCACGCGCTGCCGAACTCGCTGGCGCCGGCGATCGCGGTGATTTCTCTCGACGTCGGCTATCTGCTCGGCGGCATCATCGTGGTGGAGGAGATCTTCGCATGGCCCGGCCTCGGGCGGCTGCTGATCTACGCGCTTCAGAACCGCGACCTCCCGGTGATCCAGGCCGTGGCCCTGCTGATGGCGGTGGTCTATGCGCTCTCCAACCTCCTGGCGGACATCGTCATCGCCGCTCTCGATCCCCGGGTTCGCTATGCGTGA
- a CDS encoding ABC transporter substrate-binding protein, with amino-acid sequence MTHFTLTRRHVLLGGLASAALLPMRGTALAQSGTPQAGGTLRISHSTRIATLNVLSLSGPAEYPCIDMIYSGLTRIGVDNQAHPDLATSWEASDDATEFTFHLRENVTFHDGQPFTADDVVATFEAILDPDVPAAARPVLDMVDTVEAVDPLTVVFKLKTPFADLPFSTAHANARILSRAALEAPLSELDTKANGTGPFKLERYDSARIVRLVKNENYYQEGKPYLDAVEMLLFPDLTAETANFLSGSTDVMLTVQQADFQRVADAIGIEAQRVASGRYVCVTMRQDQEPWNDVRVRKALAHAVDRQLLVDIILEGFGRPAYDSIVAPEIQFATGTEEIAYDPDRARALLAEAGYPDGIRATLVASDRPGIRVQTAIAIQQTAAAAGFTIEVETMPHDTYLANVWMKGAFYIGYWGMQPTIDATYNLLLTSEASYEDTAWKNETFDRLIAEGRATVDEARRAEIYAQAQALEIEERPYIVPFFEDVLTASRDTVEDWSIAPISRYFYVEDVWLERS; translated from the coding sequence ATGACCCACTTCACCCTCACCAGGCGCCATGTGCTTCTGGGCGGTCTCGCCTCGGCCGCGCTCCTGCCCATGCGCGGCACGGCCCTTGCCCAGTCGGGCACGCCGCAGGCCGGCGGCACGCTGCGCATCAGCCACTCCACCCGGATCGCGACGCTCAATGTTCTCTCCCTGTCGGGGCCGGCGGAATATCCCTGCATCGACATGATCTATTCGGGGCTCACGCGCATCGGCGTCGACAACCAGGCTCATCCGGACCTGGCCACGAGCTGGGAGGCCTCGGACGACGCGACCGAGTTCACGTTCCACCTGCGCGAGAACGTCACCTTCCACGACGGCCAGCCCTTCACGGCCGACGACGTGGTGGCGACCTTCGAGGCGATCCTCGATCCCGACGTGCCGGCAGCCGCGCGTCCGGTGCTCGACATGGTCGACACGGTGGAGGCGGTCGATCCCCTCACGGTGGTGTTCAAGCTGAAGACGCCGTTCGCCGACCTGCCCTTCTCGACCGCCCACGCCAACGCGCGCATCCTGTCGCGCGCGGCCCTGGAAGCCCCGCTGAGCGAGCTCGACACGAAGGCCAACGGCACCGGCCCGTTCAAGCTGGAGCGCTATGACAGCGCGCGCATCGTCCGTCTGGTCAAGAACGAGAACTACTATCAGGAGGGCAAGCCCTATCTCGACGCCGTCGAGATGCTGCTCTTCCCCGACCTCACCGCCGAAACCGCCAACTTCCTGTCGGGCTCGACGGATGTCATGCTGACGGTGCAGCAGGCCGACTTCCAGCGCGTTGCCGATGCCATCGGCATCGAGGCCCAGCGGGTCGCTTCGGGCCGTTACGTCTGCGTCACCATGCGCCAGGATCAGGAGCCGTGGAACGATGTGAGAGTTCGCAAGGCGCTCGCGCATGCGGTCGACCGGCAGCTCCTCGTCGATATCATCCTCGAAGGGTTCGGCCGTCCCGCCTATGACAGCATCGTGGCGCCGGAGATCCAGTTCGCGACCGGGACGGAAGAGATCGCCTACGATCCCGACCGGGCGCGCGCGCTCCTTGCCGAGGCCGGTTATCCGGATGGCATCCGGGCGACGCTCGTGGCTTCGGACCGGCCGGGCATCCGCGTCCAGACCGCGATCGCCATCCAGCAGACGGCGGCCGCGGCAGGCTTCACCATCGAGGTGGAGACGATGCCGCACGACACCTACCTCGCCAATGTCTGGATGAAGGGCGCCTTCTACATCGGCTACTGGGGCATGCAGCCGACGATCGACGCGACGTACAACCTGCTGCTCACCTCGGAAGCCTCCTATGAGGACACGGCCTGGAAGAACGAGACGTTCGACCGGCTCATCGCCGAGGGACGCGCGACGGTGGACGAGGCGCGACGCGCCGAGATCTATGCGCAGGCGCAGGCCCTGGAGATCGAGGAGCGGCCTTACATCGTGCCGTTCTTCGAGGATGTCCTGACGGCCAGTCGCGACACGGTGGAGGACTGGAGCATCGCGCCGATCAGCCGCTACTTCTACGTCGAAGACGTCTGGCTCGAGCGTAGCTGA
- a CDS encoding M24 family metallopeptidase: MLSRPASHLPFARGEHLDRQARLRRALAERGGDAMLVFSQESLFWLTGYDTGGFVFFQCAVVTADDRPIVLLTRRPDLLQARQTSTIEDIRIWWDADDANPAEDLKAILQELGLPGGRVLIELNTHGLTGWNLWRCQQAFGDRVRLEDDGHLIRKLRVVKSPAEIAMMRKAGEICDRSLARVIDAARPGVLDSQIKAAYLDSILADGADMPPNAPIFNSGERAVFGRGVTAPRRIEPNDQILVEYPVPYRHYNVKTEWTILFGKVPDRQRHMYDVARRTLARMTGIARPGTSLGEIFDAYATGLDDAGYRASRYGATGYSVGISFAPTSMDVPPMIYSGNATLCEPGMTLFYHVMNGDGDTGLAMGVGHTLLVTDGAPELLTGLPDELTVIS, from the coding sequence GTGCTTTCCAGACCCGCCTCTCATCTTCCGTTCGCTCGCGGCGAGCACCTCGACCGGCAGGCACGGCTTCGCCGCGCGCTCGCCGAACGCGGTGGGGACGCCATGCTCGTCTTTTCGCAGGAGAGCCTTTTCTGGCTCACCGGCTACGATACGGGCGGCTTCGTCTTCTTTCAGTGCGCCGTCGTCACGGCCGACGACCGGCCGATCGTGCTCCTCACGCGCCGGCCCGACCTTCTTCAGGCGCGCCAGACATCCACCATCGAGGACATCCGCATCTGGTGGGACGCGGACGACGCCAACCCGGCGGAGGACCTGAAGGCGATTCTCCAGGAGTTGGGCCTTCCGGGCGGCCGCGTCCTGATCGAGCTCAACACCCACGGCCTCACCGGATGGAACCTCTGGCGGTGCCAGCAGGCCTTCGGCGACCGGGTGCGGCTGGAGGACGACGGGCACCTGATCCGCAAGCTGCGCGTCGTCAAGTCTCCGGCGGAGATCGCGATGATGCGAAAGGCCGGCGAAATCTGCGACCGCTCGCTCGCTCGCGTGATCGACGCCGCCCGGCCCGGCGTGCTCGATAGCCAGATCAAGGCCGCTTACCTCGACTCGATCCTGGCGGACGGCGCCGACATGCCGCCCAACGCGCCGATCTTCAATTCGGGGGAGCGCGCCGTGTTCGGCCGTGGCGTCACCGCCCCCCGGCGGATCGAGCCGAACGATCAGATCCTGGTCGAATATCCCGTTCCCTATCGCCACTACAACGTGAAGACGGAATGGACGATCCTCTTCGGCAAGGTCCCGGATCGCCAGCGGCACATGTACGACGTCGCACGGCGGACGCTCGCGCGGATGACCGGGATCGCGCGCCCCGGCACCAGTCTGGGAGAAATCTTCGACGCCTATGCGACCGGGCTGGACGACGCCGGTTACCGCGCTTCGCGCTACGGTGCGACCGGCTATTCGGTCGGCATCTCCTTCGCGCCGACGTCGATGGACGTCCCGCCGATGATCTATTCCGGCAACGCCACGCTCTGCGAGCCGGGCATGACGCTGTTCTACCACGTGATGAACGGCGACGGCGACACCGGGCTGGCCATGGGCGTCGGCCACACGCTGCTCGTCACCGACGGCGCGCCCGAACTCCTGACCGGCCTGCCGGACGAGCTGACCGTCATCTCCTGA
- a CDS encoding GntR family transcriptional regulator, with the protein MLGTPEKRLALQAYEKILDLILNGPAVPGDVVNERRIAEIVGMSRTPVRDALLMLEGEGLLLRQGRALHVKRMRLEDYMDALQIRLLLEPTVARLAAGQVEKADTQRLREELEDILGSEPTERADRSLVRGVDESLHGLLADVAGNAQLSAIIRTLRRQTQMFDLRSMPERLEDTCQEHLAIVDAVEAGDGERAAAAMTAHLSRVRDSIIGRLTRT; encoded by the coding sequence ATGCTGGGCACTCCGGAGAAGCGGCTGGCGCTTCAGGCCTACGAAAAGATTCTCGATCTCATCCTCAACGGCCCGGCCGTTCCGGGTGATGTCGTCAACGAGCGGCGGATAGCCGAGATCGTCGGCATGTCCCGCACCCCGGTTCGCGACGCGTTGCTGATGCTGGAGGGAGAAGGGTTGCTCCTGCGGCAAGGCCGCGCTCTGCACGTCAAGCGGATGCGCCTCGAGGATTACATGGATGCGCTGCAGATCAGGCTCCTTCTGGAGCCGACCGTGGCGCGTCTGGCGGCCGGCCAGGTCGAGAAGGCCGACACGCAGCGCCTGCGCGAGGAGCTGGAGGACATTCTCGGCTCGGAGCCCACGGAGCGGGCCGATCGATCGCTGGTGCGTGGCGTCGACGAAAGCCTCCACGGCCTGCTGGCCGACGTCGCGGGGAACGCGCAATTGTCGGCGATCATCCGCACGCTGCGTCGCCAGACACAGATGTTCGACCTTCGCAGCATGCCGGAGCGTCTGGAGGATACGTGCCAGGAACATCTCGCCATCGTCGACGCCGTCGAGGCCGGAGACGGGGAACGCGCTGCCGCGGCCATGACGGCCCATCTCAGCCGGGTGCGCGACAGCATCATTGGCAGATTGACCCGCACCTGA
- a CDS encoding Zn-dependent hydrolase, producing MNLETSRIAAPPEPDIVLAERLFEELRERTGTSAGITRASYGMGEQIAHDMVRREARRLGMTCQTDAGCNLYMTLKGRGDGPAIFIGSHLDSVPFGGNFDGAAGVLAGLAVASGYRQAGVVPPQDLTVAAIRAEESTWFGASYIGSRAAFGRLTGAELDGVLRAGDLIKLGAAIDAAGGDTSEIRRGTPQLDAARIGLFIEPHIEQGPALVDANRPVGIVTGIRGSFRYRQARCIGVYAHSGATPRASRSDAALAVALLMAELDELWTRLADDGHDLVITFGQISTDPAEAAFSKIAGRVDFSVDIRSQSVETLGLMRAEFARKVAGVEARQRVRFELGRQTSSEPAMMHPEVVGGFTRIADTQRVPALVMPSGAGHDAAVFAAEGVPTGMLFIRNRNGSHNPNEAMEIADFAQACRLLSVFCLRDLRRAA from the coding sequence GTGAACCTCGAGACATCCCGCATCGCCGCGCCCCCCGAGCCTGATATCGTGCTGGCGGAGCGGCTCTTTGAGGAACTGCGCGAACGCACCGGCACGTCCGCCGGGATCACGCGCGCCTCCTACGGGATGGGCGAGCAGATCGCGCACGACATGGTTCGGCGCGAGGCCCGGCGCCTCGGCATGACGTGCCAGACGGATGCCGGCTGCAACCTCTACATGACCCTCAAGGGGCGCGGGGACGGCCCGGCCATCTTCATCGGATCGCACCTCGACTCCGTCCCGTTCGGCGGCAATTTCGACGGTGCGGCCGGCGTCCTGGCGGGACTTGCGGTCGCCAGCGGCTATCGGCAGGCCGGGGTGGTGCCTCCCCAGGACCTCACGGTCGCGGCGATACGTGCGGAAGAGAGCACCTGGTTCGGGGCATCCTATATCGGCAGCCGGGCCGCCTTCGGCCGCCTGACCGGCGCGGAGCTTGACGGCGTCTTGCGCGCCGGCGACCTGATCAAGCTCGGAGCGGCGATCGACGCGGCGGGCGGCGACACCAGCGAAATCCGCCGGGGCACGCCGCAGCTCGACGCCGCGCGCATCGGCCTTTTCATCGAACCCCATATCGAGCAGGGGCCGGCGCTTGTCGATGCGAACCGGCCCGTCGGCATCGTGACCGGCATACGCGGCAGCTTCCGCTACCGGCAAGCCCGCTGCATCGGCGTCTACGCCCATTCCGGCGCGACACCGCGCGCGAGCCGCAGCGACGCCGCCCTTGCCGTGGCCCTTCTGATGGCCGAACTCGACGAGTTGTGGACGCGGCTGGCCGACGATGGTCATGACCTCGTCATCACCTTCGGGCAGATTTCGACCGATCCCGCCGAGGCGGCCTTTTCCAAGATCGCCGGCCGGGTCGACTTTTCCGTCGATATTCGCAGCCAGAGCGTCGAGACGCTCGGCCTCATGCGAGCCGAATTCGCCCGCAAGGTCGCCGGGGTGGAAGCAAGGCAGCGGGTCCGGTTCGAGCTGGGCAGGCAAACCTCCAGCGAGCCGGCCATGATGCACCCGGAGGTGGTCGGCGGCTTCACGCGGATCGCCGACACGCAGCGCGTGCCGGCGCTCGTGATGCCGAGCGGGGCCGGCCACGATGCCGCGGTCTTCGCGGCGGAAGGCGTGCCCACCGGCATGCTTTTCATCCGCAACCGCAACGGCAGCCACAATCCGAACGAGGCGATGGAGATCGCCGACTTCGCGCAGGCCTGCCGCCTCCTGTCGGTCTTCTGCCTCCGAGATCTGCGGCGGGCCGCATGA
- a CDS encoding hydroxyacid dehydrogenase encodes MSVCVLAQPIDASGVRLLRDAGIEVLEAASPDPGVLVPLLADAVAVIVRNKGLPSAAMAAAPRLAVIGVHGTGTDAVDMETARERGIRVVNTPGTNAQSVAEHALGLMLAAARMTPAADRATRSGDFGYRERARGVELHGRRLGLWGYGRIAHALGTLGRALGMDVDVLSRHAGEEELARHGFRKVPTLDALLAGADVLSLHGLPEGRALIGAAEFARMRPGAILVNTARGALIDENALVDALGSGHLRGAALDVFTEEPLPAASPLCACPNLILTPHIGGSTQEALERTSLAVAEAVLRELGRAG; translated from the coding sequence ATGAGCGTATGCGTGCTCGCCCAGCCGATCGACGCCTCGGGCGTCCGGCTGCTTCGCGACGCCGGGATCGAGGTTCTTGAGGCCGCCTCCCCCGATCCGGGCGTTCTCGTTCCGCTTCTGGCCGATGCGGTCGCGGTGATCGTGCGCAACAAGGGCCTTCCATCGGCCGCGATGGCCGCCGCGCCTCGGCTCGCGGTCATCGGCGTCCACGGGACGGGAACCGACGCCGTCGATATGGAAACGGCGCGCGAGCGCGGCATCCGGGTCGTCAACACGCCGGGCACGAATGCCCAAAGCGTCGCGGAACACGCCCTCGGCCTGATGCTGGCTGCCGCGCGGATGACGCCGGCCGCCGACCGTGCCACGCGCTCGGGCGACTTCGGCTATCGCGAACGGGCGCGCGGCGTCGAGCTTCACGGCCGCCGGCTCGGTCTTTGGGGCTACGGGCGGATCGCGCACGCCCTCGGGACGCTGGGACGCGCGCTCGGGATGGATGTCGACGTCCTGTCGCGACATGCAGGGGAAGAGGAACTCGCCCGGCACGGATTCCGCAAGGTGCCGACGCTGGATGCGTTGCTGGCGGGAGCCGACGTTCTCTCGCTCCATGGCCTGCCGGAAGGGCGCGCCCTTATCGGCGCCGCCGAGTTCGCCCGGATGCGCCCGGGGGCGATCCTCGTGAACACGGCGCGCGGAGCCCTGATCGACGAGAACGCGCTCGTCGATGCGCTCGGCTCGGGACATCTGCGCGGCGCGGCGCTCGACGTCTTCACCGAGGAGCCGCTGCCGGCGGCGAGTCCGCTTTGCGCGTGCCCGAACCTCATTCTCACGCCCCATATCGGCGGCAGCACGCAGGAGGCACTGGAACGGACGAGCCTTGCGGTGGCCGAAGCCGTTCTTCGCGAACTGGGGAGGGCCGGTTGA